From the genome of Nicotiana sylvestris chromosome 2, ASM39365v2, whole genome shotgun sequence, one region includes:
- the LOC138884937 gene encoding uncharacterized protein produces MTELVGTHTESIQKLEMQKRDLSREQKPKQKGTLPSDTIVNPKGSGSGPTSHVIAITTRSGKVLQGEGEQVVEVEEFEEGVEVEEPSVIKIEKISEDVQVQKENREKVKEKFYDILKKLSVNIPFVEAFQEMPGFAKYLKDLITKKKTTKNEVVNVTHRVEQLLEVFKEHKQDTGCTIEDIRGIPAGICEHKIQLESETKPSVEHQRRLNPSMQEVVKKEIIKWLDVGVVYPIADNSWDRKGTQNQVADHLSRLEEAGRPKVDLEINDAFPDEHILALPSTFAPWCVPEEEIMPILKACHDSPVGVHHGGNRTAAKVLECGYYRTSIYHDSNQMVKVCDQCQRQGSISKRHEMPMHFVMETEIFNVWGIDFMGPFAFTGLLEKYGIKHKVATPYHPQSSGQVEVSNREIKSILAKNVNANRTDWSRKLDDTLWAYRTTYKTPIGTSPYRLVFEKSCHLPGELEHKAMWALKRLNLDWAEASNLRLTQLKEMEESVSMLMKAHPCTKKG; encoded by the exons ATGACCGAGCTTGTTGGCACTCATACTGAAtccattcaaaaattggagatgcaaAAGAGAGACCTCTCTAGGgaacaaaaaccaaaacaaaaggGAACACTCCCTAGTGACACAATTGTGAACCCAAAGGGTAGTGGGAGTGGACCAACTTCTCATGTCATAGCAATTACTACTCGGAGTGGGAAGGTACTACAAGGAGAGGGTGAACAAGTGGTTGAGGTAGAAGAGTTCGAGGAAGGGGTTGAGGTTGAAGAGCCAAGTGTTATCAAAATTGAGAAGATTTCAGAAGATGTGCAAGTGCAAAAAGAGAACCGGGAAAaggtaaaggaaaag TTCTACGACATTCTCAAGAAATTATCGGTGAATAttccatttgtggaagcatttcaagagatgccgggttttgctaagtatttgaaagatttgatcaCCAAGAAGAAAACCACCAAaaatgaagtggtgaatgtgactcaccgg GTAGAACAATTGTTGGAAGTCTTTAAGGAGCATAAGCAAGACACTGGATGTACAATTGAGGACATCCGTGGGATTCCCGCGGGAATTTGTGAGCACAAAATTCAATTGGAAAGTGAAACAaaaccaagtgtggaacatcaacGACGGTTGAACCCGTcaatgcaagaggtggtaaagaaagaaatcatcaaatggttggatgtcggggtagtCTACCCTATTGCTGATAATTCTTGG GATCGTAAGGGAActcaaaatcaagtggcggatcaTTTATCAAGGCTTGAGGAGGCAGGGAGACCAAAGGTAGATCTTGAGATCAATGATGCATTCCCAGATGAACACATATTGGCACTACCAAGCACTTTTGCTCCTTG GTGTGTTCCGGAAGAAGAGATTATGCCTATTCTAAAGGCATGCCACGACTCACCGGTTGGGGTTCATCATGGAGGAAATCGAACGGCGGCTAAGGTTCTTGAATGTGGTTACTATCGGACTTCAATCTATCATGATTCCAATCAAATGGTCAAGGTTTGTGACCAATGCCAAAGACAAGGTTCAATCTCCAAGAGGcatgaaatgccaatgcactttgtgatggagaCAGAAATCTTCAACGTATGgggaattgatttcatgggcccctTT GCTTTCACGGGGCTACTTGAGAAATATGGAATCAAGCACAAGGTcgccacaccttatcatccgcaatcaagtggtcaagttgaggttTCTAACCGGGAGATCAAAAGCATTCTAGCAAAGAATGTCAATGCAAACAGGACCGACTGGTCAAGGAAACTAGATGACACATTGTGGGCATACCGAACGACGTACAAGACTCCTATTGGTACTTCTCCTTATCGGTTAGTCTTCGAAAAATCTTGTCATCTACCCGGGGAACtggagcacaaggccatgtgggcgttAAAGAGGTTGAACTTGGACTGGGCTGAGGCTtcaaatttgaggttaacacaACTAAAGGAAATGGAGGAATCCGTTTCCATGCTTATGAAAGCGCATCCGTgtacaaagaaaggatga
- the LOC138884938 gene encoding uncharacterized protein — protein sequence MNGVVEATNKNIKKILRKMIEKHKQWHKKLSFALLGYRTTVLTSTRTTPYMLVYGIGVVIPAEVEIPSLKIIQEVELDDTEWVKSRYEQLALIDRKRMNAICHG from the coding sequence atgaatggagttgtagaagccacgaacaagaatatcaagaagatattgaggaaaatgatagaaaagcataaacaatgGCATAAGAAGTtgtcatttgctctattggggtatcgcaccacagtcctcACATCAACCAGGACAACCCcatatatgttggtttatggtatagGGGTTGTCATTcctgctgaggtagaaattccttccctaaagatcatacaagaagttgaacTCGACGACAcggagtgggtaaaaagtcgttatgagcaactagctcttatagacagaaagagaatgaatgcaattTGCCATGGttaa